The following are encoded in a window of Procambarus clarkii isolate CNS0578487 chromosome 33, FALCON_Pclarkii_2.0, whole genome shotgun sequence genomic DNA:
- the LOC123765250 gene encoding cuticle protein 8, with protein MKYTVILLACLVVLATGRPQEENYPPAKYNFEYAVEDPESGNSYSHKESRDGDDTEGRYEVLLPDTRRQIVVYTVNADGGFNADVTYEGEAVLKR; from the exons ATGAAGTACACG GTGATCCTGCTCGCCTGCCTGGTGGTTCTGGCTACAGGAAGGCCGCAAGAGGAGAATTACCCACCA GCGAAGTACAACTTCGAGTACGCTGTAGAGGACCCAGAGAGCGGCAACTCTTATAGTCATAAGGAGTCTCGCGACGGGGACGACACCGAAGGCCGCTACGAAGTTCTCCTTCCTGACACCCGCCGCCAGATCGTCGTCTACAC CGTCAATGCAGATGGAGGCTTTAACGCAGACGTCACCTATGAAGGCGAGGCCGTTCTTAAGCGCTAA